One window of the Cryptomeria japonica chromosome 7, Sugi_1.0, whole genome shotgun sequence genome contains the following:
- the LOC131856214 gene encoding uncharacterized protein LOC131856214 isoform X1 yields the protein MASSTPRATPRSGRQRDKAWKYGIAGSKKGEVTCTECTRWMTGGINRLKYHLAQIPGYGVEACPKSTPEIIREMKAILAENDMHKEERQKTREAIAAAMNPTLSTSGPIGHSRGRQSLSSFGDNEGEASGTPVRSNPNFFVPRNVPGAQPSLEGTGWNREKHEQARIAASNFWFYNNLSFNAANNVYWESFVNACTVAGKGFKAPTGHDFSGPLLEKAVKNTEGVVDDQKRYWKRKGCSILSDGWTDGRNRTLLNFLVASNGAMVFIKSVDASNEIKNAETLCNLLDGVVREVGVENVVQIITDNAAAYVSAGRMLMQRHPSITWSPCAAHCLDLVLEDIGKIGWVKKVVEDAKSVTKFIYNHTWVLALMRKHTNGKDLVRPGVTRFASHFITLQSILSAIPHLKQMFVSDAWLGSAYSKKPEAEKIVTIVFDEGFNKSGEELTAVSNKHKSKVYTILSIC from the coding sequence atggcaagttcaactccaagggcaaccccaaggtcaggaagacaaagagataaagcttggaaatatgggattgcaggaagcaaaaagggggaggtcacttgcaccgaatgcacaagatggatgactggtggaatcaatagattaaaataccaccttgcacaaatacctggatatggtgtggaggcatgccccaaatcaactcctgaaattattagagagatgaaggccattcttgctgagaatgatatgcataaggaagaaaggcaaaaaacaagagaagccatagcagctgcaatgaatcccacattgtccacttcgggtcccattggtcacagtcggggtcgtcagtcactttcatcttttggtgacaatgagggtgaggctagtggcactcctgttagatcaaaccctaatttttttgtaccacgcaatgttccaggtgcacaaccttcacttgaaggtacaggatggaatagagagaagcatgaacaagcacggatagcagcttcaaacttttggttttacaataatctatctttcaatgcagcaaacaatgtgtattgggaaagttttgttaatgcatgtacagtggcgggtaaggggtttaaggccccaacaggtcatgacttcagtgggccattgctagagaaagctgtgaaaaatacagaaggtgtggttgatgatcagaaaaggtattggaagagaaaaggatgcagcattttatctgatggatggacagatggacggaataggactcttctcaacttcttggtggcttcaaatggtgcaatggtattcataaagtctgttgatgcctcaaatgaaataaaaaatgcagagactttgtgtaatctgttggatggtgtggttcgggaagttggagttgagaatgttgtccaaattatcacggacaacgcagctgcatatgtatctgcaggtagaatgcttatgcagaggcatccttcgattacatggagtccttgtgctgcacattgcttggacttggtgctagaggacattgggaagattggatgggtgaagaaggtggttgaagatgcaaaaagtgtcaccaaattcatctacaaccatacttgggtgcttgctttgatgagaaaacacacaaatggcaaggaccttgtgcgacctggagtgacacgatttgctagccacttcatcactttgcagagcattcttagtgccattcctcatcttaagcagatgtttgtgtcagatgcttggttggggtctgcatactccaaaaaacctgaagcagagaagattgtgaccattgtttttgatgaagggttcaataaaagtggagaggagttaactgcggtaagtaacaaacacaaaagtaaagtttatacaatcttgtctatttgctga
- the LOC131856214 gene encoding uncharacterized protein LOC131856214 isoform X2 has product MVDGEGMPMGFIYEAMDRAKEAISHYYRGNARKCEIFWRIIDRRWTNQLHQPIHAFAYFLNPKFYFSDSFRADEEVMAGVITCIDKMTPDPELRDKVLDELEIYKSAEGRLFSSQLAIDRRGKQQPDLWWENYGAGTPNLQKIAIRVLSQPCSASGCERNWSVFESIHTKKRNRLSQKRLNDLVFVRYNLRLRVRQVEGVSHEAIDLDEIDPYGDWTMNEQNDGDDVLLTEEEIAEIERGAAQDAEGARLDEDEDEDEDDDEDYDFEEESSHHLDTTTPIATTSSSRPEKLSYIRKNTKRKM; this is encoded by the exons atggtggatggagagggcatgccaatgggtttcatttatgaggccatggatagggccaaagaggccatttcacattactatcgtggaaatgcaagaaaatgtgaaatcttttggcgcatcattgatcgtaggtggacaaaccaactccaccaaccgatacatgccttcgcctactttttgaacccgaaattctacttctctgattcatttagggctgatgaggaggtcatggcaggtgttattacatgcattgataagatgacacctgatcctgagttgagagacaaggttcttgatgagttggag atctacaaaagtgcagaggggagactcttctcatcacaactagcaattgataggagaggaaaacaacaaccag atttatggtgggagaattatggtgccggcacgcctaatcttcaaaagatagctatccgtgttttgtctcagccatgcagtgcttctgggtgtgaacgaaattggagtgtctttgaaagcattcacacaaagaagagaaatagattgtcacaaaagcggctcaatgatctagtatttgttcggtacaaccttcgccttcgagttagacaggtggagggtgtttcacatgaggccattgacttggatgaaattgatccatatggtgattggaccatgaatgaacaaaatgatggtgatgatgtcctccttaccgaagaagaaattgcagaaatagagagaggagcagcacaagatgcagaaggagcaagattggatgaagatgaggacgaagatgaggatgatgatgaggactatgactttgaagaagaatcatctcaccatttagataccacaacacccattgctactacttctagctcaaggcctgaaaaattgagctatattaggaaaaatacaaagaggaagatgtag